The Streptomyces luteogriseus genome includes a window with the following:
- a CDS encoding HNH endonuclease family protein, whose translation MPRFYARRRLSVAAAATALISSVALFSAPTASAALPTPVSGATARSYLASLTVATEDRTGYNRDLFPHWITQSGSCNTREVVLKRDGSNVQQDSSCAATSGSWYSVYDGATWTAASDLDIDHLVPLAEAWDSGADSWTTSRRQSFANDLTRPQLIAVTDNVNQAKGDQDPATWMPSRTAYRCTYVRAWVQVKYYYGLSVDSAEKSALQNYLASC comes from the coding sequence ATGCCCAGGTTCTACGCGCGTCGACGGCTGAGCGTCGCCGCGGCGGCCACCGCGCTCATATCCTCCGTGGCCCTCTTCAGCGCCCCCACGGCCTCCGCCGCCCTCCCCACCCCCGTGAGCGGCGCCACCGCACGCTCCTACCTGGCCTCGCTCACCGTGGCGACCGAGGACCGCACCGGCTACAACCGCGACCTCTTCCCGCACTGGATCACCCAGTCCGGCTCCTGCAACACCCGCGAGGTCGTCCTCAAGCGCGACGGCTCGAACGTCCAGCAGGACTCCTCCTGCGCCGCCACCAGCGGCAGCTGGTACTCCGTCTACGACGGCGCGACCTGGACCGCCGCCTCCGACCTCGACATCGACCACCTGGTCCCGCTGGCCGAGGCCTGGGACTCCGGCGCCGACTCCTGGACGACGTCCCGCCGCCAGTCGTTCGCCAACGACCTCACCCGCCCGCAGCTCATCGCGGTCACCGACAACGTCAACCAGGCCAAGGGCGACCAGGACCCGGCCACCTGGATGCCCTCCCGGACGGCGTACCGCTGCACCTACGTCCGCGCCTGGGTGCAGGTGAAGTACTACTACGGACTCTCGGTCGACTCGGCGGAGAAGTCCGCGCTGCAGAACTACCTGGCGAGCTGCTGA
- a CDS encoding TMEM165/GDT1 family protein yields the protein MISLTVTAVVFGVVFLAELPDKTALAGLVLGTRYRASYVFAGVAAAFALHVVLAVAAGSVLTLLPQQIVQALTGVLFLGGAAVLLLRKGEDEEEVRKPENQSFWKVSGAGFMLILVAEFGDLTQIMTANLAARYDDPLSVGLGAVLALWAVAGLGIVGGKALMKKVPLRLITQIAALVMLALGLWSLWEAVTG from the coding sequence TTGATCAGCCTGACCGTGACGGCCGTCGTCTTCGGCGTCGTCTTCCTCGCGGAACTGCCGGACAAGACCGCCCTGGCCGGCCTCGTCCTCGGCACCCGCTACCGCGCCTCCTACGTCTTCGCCGGTGTCGCCGCCGCCTTCGCGCTGCATGTCGTGCTCGCCGTCGCGGCCGGCAGTGTGCTGACGCTGTTGCCGCAGCAGATCGTGCAGGCCCTCACGGGCGTGCTCTTCCTGGGCGGGGCCGCGGTGCTGCTGCTGAGGAAGGGCGAGGACGAGGAGGAGGTCCGCAAGCCGGAGAACCAGTCCTTCTGGAAGGTCTCGGGCGCCGGCTTCATGCTCATCCTGGTCGCCGAGTTCGGTGATCTGACCCAGATCATGACCGCGAACCTGGCCGCCCGCTACGACGACCCGCTCTCCGTCGGCCTGGGCGCGGTACTGGCGCTGTGGGCCGTGGCGGGGCTCGGCATCGTCGGCGGCAAGGCGCTGATGAAGAAGGTGCCGCTGCGGCTGATCACGCAGATCGCGGCGCTGGTCATGCTGGCGCTCGGGCTGTGGAGCCTGTGGGAGGCCGTGACCGGCTGA
- a CDS encoding HAD-IA family hydrolase: protein MTATAVLTARALLLDMDGTLVNSDASVERVWRRWAERHGLDGDDVMKVVHGRQGYASMALLLPERPMEQNHADNARMLADETADTDGVVAIPGAPEFLASLRGLPHALVTSADVPLSTARMAAAGLDLPEVRVTAESVGASKPDPEGFLKGAAELGIAPADCVVFEDSGAGIAAGRAAGMTVVGIGPRAAFHEPDVVVEDLTTVRVEAGADGTIRLHIG from the coding sequence ATGACGGCCACCGCCGTGCTCACCGCCCGCGCCCTCCTGCTGGACATGGACGGCACCCTCGTCAACTCGGACGCCTCGGTCGAACGCGTCTGGCGGCGCTGGGCCGAGCGTCACGGGCTCGACGGGGACGACGTCATGAAGGTCGTCCACGGCCGGCAGGGCTACGCCTCCATGGCGCTGCTGCTGCCCGAGCGGCCGATGGAACAGAACCACGCCGACAACGCCCGCATGCTCGCCGACGAGACGGCCGACACCGACGGGGTCGTCGCGATCCCGGGGGCGCCGGAGTTCCTGGCCTCGCTCCGGGGGCTGCCGCACGCGCTGGTGACCTCCGCGGATGTGCCGCTATCGACGGCGCGGATGGCGGCGGCCGGTCTGGACCTGCCCGAGGTGCGGGTGACGGCGGAGTCCGTCGGGGCGAGCAAGCCCGACCCCGAGGGCTTCCTGAAGGGCGCCGCCGAGCTGGGGATCGCCCCCGCGGACTGTGTGGTGTTCGAGGACTCCGGAGCCGGGATAGCGGCGGGGCGCGCCGCCGGGATGACGGTGGTCGGCATCGGGCCGCGGGCCGCCTTCCACGAGCCGGACGTGGTGGTGGAGGACCTGACGACGGTGCGTGTGGAAGCCGGTGCGGACGGGACGATTCGGCTGCACATCGGGTGA
- a CDS encoding TIGR03086 family metal-binding protein — translation MRSDDASRPTWSIGAVARQTGLPVKVVRHWSDVGVVTPVGRTAGGYRRYDTAGVARLHLARTLRDLGLGLGEIRAALDHQDGLAEVAAAHVDALEAQIRRLRTHQAVLRTVTHRTTHEGLDLMTRNARMSPDERRKLVHDFLTDTLDDLDVPHFREGLLAAGSGLPEDPTDEQVAAWLELGELVADGELRPAMRRLAEYAARHGRGGQDSSVAEEMRTLTDAWTARVRTAMRAGTAADSPAADEVVADIVAAWLPSRANIDPAVTTDGAEARERLNEQLTAAAEPAVERFWQLLCVLGGRPAPAGIAEEGQWLTTALRANPAPGAHDARLEALYADDTDPWPGGVLDAFTRVQDTVGALVRATAPDRFDLPTPCEDWTVRDLLDHLVWENIIWGGLAHGTPPTDGHTENHLGDDHVAAFEAAASRAREAFRQPGMLERPFGPAPGRRVVEQLLVELLVHGWDLATALGHDRDLEPDIARAALPVVREIYGGLPRTAGGSIASAQPAPEHAPALDHVAAFLGRRTSD, via the coding sequence ATGCGCAGCGACGATGCGTCGCGGCCCACGTGGAGCATCGGGGCCGTGGCACGGCAGACCGGGTTGCCGGTGAAAGTGGTCAGGCACTGGTCGGATGTGGGCGTCGTGACACCGGTCGGCCGGACGGCCGGCGGCTACCGCCGCTACGACACAGCCGGCGTGGCCCGGCTGCACCTGGCCCGCACTCTGCGGGACCTGGGGTTGGGGCTCGGTGAGATCCGGGCCGCCCTGGATCACCAGGACGGGCTCGCCGAGGTGGCGGCCGCGCACGTCGATGCACTGGAAGCCCAGATCCGCCGCCTGCGGACTCATCAGGCGGTCCTGCGCACCGTCACCCATCGCACCACCCATGAAGGACTCGACCTGATGACCCGTAATGCCCGCATGTCTCCCGACGAACGCCGCAAGCTGGTTCACGACTTCCTCACCGACACGCTCGACGATCTGGATGTGCCCCACTTCCGCGAGGGGCTCCTCGCGGCCGGCTCCGGCCTTCCGGAAGATCCCACCGATGAGCAGGTCGCGGCGTGGCTCGAACTGGGCGAGCTGGTCGCCGACGGGGAACTGCGTCCCGCCATGCGGCGCCTCGCGGAGTACGCCGCCCGTCATGGGCGGGGAGGGCAGGACTCCTCCGTGGCGGAGGAGATGCGCACACTCACCGACGCCTGGACCGCACGCGTCCGCACCGCCATGCGGGCCGGCACCGCAGCCGACTCCCCGGCTGCCGACGAGGTCGTCGCCGACATCGTCGCCGCGTGGCTGCCCAGCCGCGCGAACATCGACCCCGCCGTGACCACCGACGGCGCCGAGGCACGCGAACGCTTGAACGAGCAGCTCACCGCAGCGGCCGAGCCCGCCGTCGAGCGCTTCTGGCAACTGCTGTGCGTCCTCGGCGGCCGTCCCGCACCCGCCGGGATCGCCGAGGAAGGGCAATGGCTGACCACCGCGCTGCGCGCCAACCCCGCACCCGGCGCGCACGACGCCCGGCTCGAAGCCCTCTACGCGGATGACACCGACCCCTGGCCGGGCGGTGTCCTGGACGCTTTCACACGGGTCCAGGACACTGTCGGCGCACTCGTGCGCGCGACGGCGCCGGACCGGTTCGACCTGCCGACTCCCTGCGAGGACTGGACCGTACGGGATCTGCTCGACCATCTGGTGTGGGAGAACATCATCTGGGGCGGCCTGGCTCACGGCACGCCCCCCACCGACGGCCACACCGAGAACCACCTCGGGGACGACCACGTCGCCGCCTTCGAGGCCGCCGCCTCCCGGGCTCGCGAGGCCTTCCGGCAGCCGGGCATGCTGGAGCGCCCCTTCGGCCCCGCCCCCGGCCGTCGCGTGGTCGAGCAACTGCTCGTGGAGCTGCTCGTGCACGGCTGGGACCTCGCGACCGCGCTCGGTCACGACCGGGACCTGGAGCCCGACATCGCGCGCGCCGCCCTGCCCGTCGTCCGGGAGATCTACGGCGGCCTCCCCCGCACCGCCGGCGGATCCATCGCCTCAGCGCAGCCCGCTCCCGAGCATGCGCCGGCTCTTGATCACGTGGCCGCGTTCCTCGGCCGCCGCACCTCGGACTGA
- the cpt gene encoding chloramphenicol phosphotransferase CPT, which translates to MTTQVIVLNGGSSSGKSGIVRCLQQVLPDPWLAFGVDSFVDALPARLRGSDGGITFAADGGVSVGAEFRALDAAWTEGIAAMARAGAGIIVDDVFLGGPASRQRWEKVLAGLTVLWVGVRCDSAVVAGREIARGDRVGGMAASQARVVHEGMSYDVEVDTTHTESLECARVIAAHVTGCR; encoded by the coding sequence GTGACCACTCAGGTGATCGTCCTCAACGGCGGTTCGAGCTCGGGCAAGTCCGGGATCGTCCGGTGCCTGCAACAGGTCCTGCCCGATCCGTGGCTGGCCTTCGGGGTCGACTCGTTCGTCGACGCGCTGCCCGCGAGGCTGCGGGGCTCGGACGGCGGGATCACCTTCGCGGCGGACGGCGGCGTGAGCGTGGGCGCGGAGTTCCGGGCCCTGGACGCGGCCTGGACCGAGGGCATCGCCGCCATGGCCCGTGCGGGCGCCGGGATCATCGTCGACGACGTCTTCCTCGGCGGCCCGGCGTCCCGGCAGCGGTGGGAGAAGGTCCTGGCCGGCCTCACCGTGCTGTGGGTGGGCGTCCGGTGCGACAGCGCGGTCGTCGCGGGGCGCGAGATCGCCCGGGGAGACCGGGTCGGGGGCATGGCCGCGTCACAGGCCCGGGTCGTGCACGAGGGCATGAGCTACGACGTCGAGGTGGACACGACGCACACCGAGTCCCTGGAGTGCGCGCGCGTCATCGCCGCCCACGTGACGGGCTGCCGGTAG
- a CDS encoding peptidoglycan-binding protein, with amino-acid sequence MEPPNGHPCPECGAPRQRDNTPACACTHRAAEALRDARTAQAAAAEDFDPLRIRPYVEIDAGASGGPDADTARTADEGQRTPPAGAPTPPRPGGPTGASPQGTPGPAATVHSTALPHADTPRPPGNSSAPTPRAQGSASATGGAPGPATADNRTAPPHGTAPRTPGNGSAPTPRTQDRTAEDARGPALAADTETTLPHAGASRPGSAARPPSPADATMPLCPVAPDATAVLPAAAPVTAALPTPLAPAATEPSVTDLRMFDGTRGADRAAPEGGGPGRRRPRRRSTLLIAAAGACVAVVAAAGYASGLFSYESPSRDTALPDDIRASVPDAPSSSAASTPPQGGGAAAPPAPAAPPPSPSRSGSPSASPSPSAPSASASPSRSPSPSASQPSASATGPEQAPPDSGRQKGGPTVLRLGDRGPEVTELQLRLRQLHLYDDDTDGSFDDRLADAVRTYQWSRGIQVDDLGVYDRATREKLESETREP; translated from the coding sequence GTGGAACCGCCCAACGGCCACCCGTGCCCGGAGTGCGGCGCGCCCAGACAGCGGGACAACACCCCCGCCTGCGCCTGCACGCACCGCGCCGCCGAGGCCCTCCGTGACGCCCGCACGGCCCAGGCGGCGGCAGCGGAGGACTTCGACCCGCTGCGGATCCGCCCGTACGTGGAGATCGACGCCGGGGCCTCCGGCGGGCCGGACGCGGACACGGCACGCACCGCCGACGAGGGACAGCGGACCCCACCGGCCGGGGCGCCGACGCCACCGCGCCCGGGGGGACCCACGGGGGCGTCACCCCAAGGCACACCGGGCCCGGCCGCGACGGTCCACAGCACCGCACTCCCGCACGCAGACACCCCCAGGCCGCCCGGAAACAGCTCCGCACCGACTCCGCGGGCCCAGGGCTCAGCTTCGGCGACCGGAGGCGCACCAGGCCCGGCCACGGCGGACAACCGCACCGCACCCCCGCACGGAACCGCCCCCAGGACGCCCGGAAACGGCTCCGCACCGACACCGCGGACCCAGGACCGAACGGCCGAGGACGCACGGGGCCCGGCCCTCGCGGCGGACACCGAAACCACCCTCCCGCACGCCGGGGCCTCCCGCCCCGGCAGTGCCGCCCGGCCGCCCTCCCCCGCCGACGCCACCATGCCCCTGTGCCCCGTGGCCCCGGACGCGACCGCCGTTCTGCCGGCCGCCGCCCCCGTCACCGCGGCGCTTCCGACGCCCCTGGCTCCCGCCGCGACCGAGCCGAGCGTCACCGATCTGCGCATGTTCGACGGCACGAGGGGGGCGGATCGCGCCGCGCCGGAAGGCGGCGGGCCCGGCAGACGCCGGCCGCGCCGGCGCAGCACCCTCCTGATCGCCGCCGCCGGCGCCTGTGTCGCCGTCGTCGCCGCGGCCGGGTACGCGAGCGGACTGTTCTCCTACGAGAGTCCGTCCCGGGACACCGCCCTGCCGGACGACATCCGCGCGAGCGTGCCGGACGCCCCGTCCAGCAGCGCGGCGTCCACGCCCCCGCAGGGCGGCGGTGCGGCCGCTCCCCCGGCACCGGCCGCACCGCCGCCGTCGCCGTCCCGCAGCGGGAGCCCGTCTGCTTCACCGTCTCCGTCCGCGCCGAGCGCCTCGGCGAGCCCGTCGCGGTCGCCCTCCCCGTCGGCCTCACAGCCGTCCGCCTCGGCGACCGGTCCCGAGCAGGCGCCCCCGGACAGCGGCCGCCAGAAGGGCGGCCCGACCGTCCTGCGCCTCGGCGACCGCGGCCCGGAGGTCACCGAACTCCAGCTCCGTCTGCGGCAGTTGCACCTCTACGACGACGACACCGACGGCAGTTTCGACGACCGGCTGGCCGACGCGGTCCGTACCTACCAGTGGTCGCGCGGCATCCAGGTCGACGACCTCGGCGTCTACGACCGGGCGACCCGGGAGAAGCTGGAGTCGGAAACCCGCGAGCCATGA
- a CDS encoding MDR family MFS transporter: protein MAGDANATTLTPPGAAPQEQVPGNVLVSIGALLLGMLLAALDQTIVSTALPTIVSDLGGLDHLSWVVTAYLLAATAATPLWGKLGDQYGRKRLFQTAIVIFLIGSALCGAAQDMAQLIAFRALQGLGGGGLIVLSMAIVGDLVPPRERGRYQGLFGAVFGATSVLGPLLGGLFTQHLSWRWVFYVNLPVGVVALAVIAAVLHIPRTAQRHVIDYLGTFLIAAVATCLVLVASLGGTTWAWGSWQIVGLAVLGVVLAVAFVAVERRAAEPVLPLKLFRVRTFTLAALISFVVGFAMFGAMTYLPTFLQVVQGISPTMSGVHMLPMVLGLLLASTASGQIVSRTGRWKVFPIAGTGITTLGLLLLHQLDEHSSTAELSGFFFVFGLGLGLVMQVLVLIVQNAVPYEDLGVATSGATFFRSIGASFGVAVFGTVFAGRLGDQLTDAFRGVRLPPGISVDTLEADPRGIAALPSGLRPPALHAYAVSITDVFLYAAPVALAGFVLAWFLKEDRLRGSVTAPDVTETLASNPVERSSYDEVCRALSVLGTRAGRREIYRKITARAGYDLMPATSWLLLRMRRHGSVEPGVLADAMSIPLTVVMEAARQAEERRLAVRRGVDMVLTHQGRGVADRLAEAREESLAELLGDWWGPDRPTDLQRLVRELTAELCGSRRERPYSVRSTRERA from the coding sequence ATGGCCGGGGACGCGAACGCCACCACGCTGACGCCCCCGGGCGCGGCCCCGCAGGAGCAGGTGCCCGGGAACGTCCTGGTCTCCATCGGCGCCCTGCTCCTCGGCATGCTGCTGGCCGCCCTCGACCAGACCATCGTGTCGACCGCGCTGCCCACGATCGTCAGCGATCTCGGCGGCCTGGACCACCTGTCCTGGGTGGTCACCGCGTATCTGCTGGCCGCGACCGCCGCCACCCCGCTGTGGGGCAAGCTCGGCGACCAGTACGGACGCAAGAGGCTCTTCCAGACGGCGATCGTGATCTTCCTGATCGGGTCCGCGCTGTGCGGCGCCGCGCAGGACATGGCGCAGCTGATCGCCTTCCGGGCCCTTCAGGGGCTCGGCGGCGGCGGGCTGATCGTGCTGTCGATGGCCATCGTCGGAGATCTCGTGCCGCCTCGCGAACGCGGCCGCTACCAGGGCCTGTTCGGTGCCGTGTTCGGCGCGACCAGTGTGCTCGGGCCGCTGCTCGGAGGGCTGTTCACCCAGCACCTGAGCTGGCGCTGGGTGTTCTACGTCAACCTGCCCGTCGGCGTCGTCGCGCTCGCCGTGATCGCCGCAGTGCTGCACATCCCGCGAACGGCGCAACGGCACGTCATCGACTACCTCGGCACCTTCCTCATCGCCGCCGTCGCCACCTGCCTGGTGCTGGTCGCCTCGCTCGGCGGGACGACCTGGGCGTGGGGGTCCTGGCAGATCGTCGGTCTCGCGGTCCTGGGCGTCGTCCTCGCCGTCGCCTTCGTCGCCGTCGAGCGGCGGGCCGCCGAACCCGTGCTGCCGCTCAAGCTGTTCCGCGTACGCACCTTCACGCTCGCCGCCCTGATCAGCTTCGTCGTCGGGTTCGCCATGTTCGGCGCCATGACGTACCTGCCGACCTTCCTCCAGGTCGTGCAGGGCATCAGCCCGACCATGTCCGGGGTGCACATGCTGCCGATGGTGCTGGGCCTGCTGCTGGCCTCGACCGCCTCCGGGCAGATCGTCAGCCGCACCGGCCGCTGGAAGGTGTTCCCGATCGCCGGCACCGGCATCACCACGCTCGGGCTGCTCCTGCTCCACCAGCTCGACGAGCACAGCTCCACCGCCGAGCTGAGCGGCTTCTTCTTCGTCTTCGGCCTCGGACTCGGCCTGGTGATGCAGGTCCTCGTGCTCATCGTGCAGAACGCCGTCCCCTACGAGGACCTGGGCGTGGCCACCTCCGGCGCGACCTTCTTCCGGTCCATCGGCGCCTCGTTCGGCGTCGCCGTCTTCGGCACGGTCTTCGCGGGGCGGCTCGGAGACCAGCTCACGGACGCCTTCCGGGGCGTCCGGCTCCCGCCCGGCATCTCCGTGGACACCCTGGAGGCCGACCCGCGCGGCATCGCCGCCCTGCCGTCCGGCCTGCGCCCACCCGCCCTGCACGCCTACGCCGTCTCCATCACGGACGTCTTCCTGTACGCCGCCCCCGTCGCGCTCGCCGGCTTCGTCCTGGCCTGGTTCCTCAAGGAGGACCGGCTGCGCGGCTCGGTCACCGCGCCCGACGTCACCGAGACCCTCGCCAGCAACCCCGTCGAGCGGTCCTCGTACGACGAGGTGTGCCGGGCGCTGTCGGTGCTCGGCACCCGCGCGGGGCGGCGCGAGATCTACCGGAAGATCACCGCCCGGGCGGGCTACGACCTGATGCCCGCCACGAGCTGGCTGCTGCTGCGGATGCGGCGCCACGGCTCCGTGGAACCGGGCGTGCTCGCCGACGCGATGTCCATCCCGCTGACCGTGGTCATGGAGGCAGCCCGGCAGGCCGAAGAGCGCCGTCTCGCCGTGCGCCGGGGCGTCGACATGGTCCTGACCCACCAGGGGCGTGGGGTCGCCGACCGGCTGGCCGAGGCCCGTGAGGAGTCCCTCGCCGAGCTGCTCGGCGACTGGTGGGGGCCGGACCGGCCGACCGATCTGCAGCGGCTCGTGCGGGAGTTGACCGCTGAACTGTGCGGATCGCGGCGCGAGCGGCCGTACAGCGTGCGCTCCACGCGGGAGAGGGCCTGA
- a CDS encoding GNAT family N-acetyltransferase, which produces MTWTVTPEPYDSPVAAALWRAYYTEVSDRWYLLHEGRRTDPAELEREIAAQPGTDLAPPDGLLLVARYGGEPAGSAGVRLVDGTTAELKRVFLREPMRGRGGAPLLVGAAEKAARALGATRMILDTRSDLVEARGLYSRLGYTETGPHNDDPYAEHWFSKVLA; this is translated from the coding sequence ATGACCTGGACCGTGACTCCGGAGCCGTACGACTCCCCCGTGGCCGCCGCTCTGTGGCGTGCGTACTACACCGAGGTCAGCGACCGCTGGTACCTGCTGCACGAGGGGCGCCGGACCGACCCCGCGGAGCTGGAGCGGGAGATCGCCGCCCAGCCTGGTACCGACCTCGCCCCGCCGGACGGCCTGCTGCTCGTTGCCCGGTACGGCGGTGAGCCGGCCGGCAGCGCGGGCGTACGGCTGGTGGACGGCACGACCGCCGAGCTCAAGCGGGTGTTCCTGCGCGAGCCGATGCGCGGCAGGGGCGGCGCCCCGCTGCTGGTCGGGGCCGCAGAGAAGGCCGCCCGCGCGCTGGGCGCAACCCGGATGATCCTCGACACCCGCAGCGATCTCGTCGAGGCCCGCGGCCTCTACTCCCGCCTCGGCTACACCGAGACCGGGCCGCACAACGACGACCCGTACGCGGAACACTGGTTCAGCAAGGTGCTGGCCTGA
- a CDS encoding DnaJ family domain-containing protein: MTERKPPGVDFESWVDKQIRDAETRGEFERLPGVGEPLPPEIESTYDELWWVKRKMAREGFSVLPPALALRKEAEDALEAALAAPSERIVRKIIGEINDKIREMMFKPPPGPPLGKKPYDVEDVVRQWRERRADH, from the coding sequence ATGACCGAGCGGAAGCCACCAGGCGTCGACTTCGAGTCCTGGGTCGACAAGCAGATCCGTGACGCGGAAACGCGCGGGGAGTTCGAACGACTGCCGGGGGTGGGCGAACCGCTCCCCCCTGAGATCGAGAGCACCTACGACGAACTGTGGTGGGTCAAGCGGAAGATGGCCCGCGAGGGCTTCTCCGTCCTCCCGCCGGCGCTGGCCCTGCGCAAGGAGGCGGAGGACGCGCTGGAGGCCGCGCTCGCGGCCCCCTCGGAGCGGATCGTCCGGAAGATCATCGGCGAGATCAACGACAAGATCCGCGAGATGATGTTCAAGCCGCCGCCCGGCCCCCCGCTGGGAAAGAAGCCGTACGACGTCGAGGACGTCGTACGGCAGTGGCGGGAGCGCCGGGCGGATCACTGA
- a CDS encoding O-methyltransferase encodes MSESHVWDEVDAYFTAHLAPDDEALAAALRDSDAAGLPHINVAGNQGKLLQLLAQIQGARHILEIGTLGGYSTIWLGRALPADGRLVSLEYDPQHAEVAVRNIARAGLDRLVEVRVGPALESLPKLADENPPPFDLVFIDADKANNPHYVEWAIRLTSTGSLIVLDNVVRGGRVVDADSTAPDVTGTRTAIELIAAHPRLSGTAIQTVGMKGYDGFALARVLA; translated from the coding sequence ATGAGCGAGTCGCACGTCTGGGACGAGGTCGACGCCTACTTCACCGCCCACCTCGCCCCGGACGACGAAGCCCTGGCGGCCGCCCTGCGGGACAGCGACGCCGCCGGGCTTCCGCACATCAACGTCGCGGGAAACCAGGGCAAGCTCCTGCAGCTCCTCGCCCAGATCCAGGGCGCCCGCCACATCCTGGAGATCGGCACGCTCGGCGGCTACAGCACCATCTGGCTGGGCCGCGCCCTGCCCGCCGACGGACGGCTGGTCTCCTTGGAGTACGACCCGCAGCACGCCGAGGTCGCCGTCCGCAACATCGCCCGCGCCGGCCTGGACAGGCTGGTCGAGGTGCGGGTGGGTCCGGCCCTGGAGTCGCTGCCCAAGCTGGCCGACGAGAATCCGCCCCCGTTCGACCTGGTCTTCATCGACGCCGACAAGGCCAACAACCCGCACTACGTGGAGTGGGCCATCAGGCTCACCAGCACGGGCAGCCTGATCGTCCTCGACAACGTCGTACGGGGCGGCCGGGTCGTCGACGCGGACAGCACCGCCCCGGACGTGACGGGCACCCGCACCGCGATCGAGCTGATCGCCGCCCACCCGAGGCTGAGCGGCACCGCGATCCAGACGGTCGGCATGAAGGGCTACGACGGGTTCGCCCTGGCGCGCGTGCTGGCGTGA
- the proP gene encoding glycine betaine/L-proline transporter ProP → MSTASVVAPASLVKTRTAKAPDPTVTDPALVKRAVKAAALGNAMEWFDFGVYSYIAVTLGKVFFPSGNPTAQLLSTFGAFAAAFLVRPLGGMVFGPLGDRVGRQKVLALTMIMMAAGTFAIGLIPSYATIGVGAPILLLVARLVQGFSTGGEYAGASTFIAEYAPDKRRGFLGSWLEFGTLAGYIGGAGLVTIMTALLSTDDLTSWGWRIPFLIAGPMGIIGLYLRMRLEETPAFAAEAEKAENNRPKTPLREMVTGQWRALLLCVGLVLVFNVTDYMLLSYMPSYLTGQLHYDETHGLLVVLGVMAVMMIVQPFAGALTDRVGRRPVIATGCAGFLLLSVPALLLIREGSLLAVALGMGALGMLLVCFTASMPSALPALFPTKVRYGSLSIGFNVSVSLFGGTTPLVVTALIGATGNMMMPAYYMMAAAVVGGFAVWRMAESAGRPLPGSAPSVAGRHAE, encoded by the coding sequence TTGTCGACTGCCTCAGTCGTCGCCCCCGCGTCCCTCGTGAAGACCCGCACGGCGAAGGCCCCCGACCCCACGGTCACCGACCCCGCGCTCGTCAAGCGCGCCGTGAAGGCGGCCGCGCTGGGCAACGCGATGGAGTGGTTCGACTTCGGCGTCTACAGCTACATCGCGGTGACGCTGGGCAAGGTCTTCTTCCCCTCGGGCAACCCCACCGCCCAGCTGCTGTCCACGTTCGGCGCCTTCGCCGCGGCCTTCCTGGTCCGCCCCCTCGGCGGCATGGTCTTCGGCCCGCTCGGCGACCGCGTGGGCCGCCAGAAGGTCCTCGCCCTCACCATGATCATGATGGCGGCGGGCACCTTCGCGATCGGTCTGATCCCGTCGTACGCGACGATCGGTGTCGGCGCGCCGATCCTGCTCCTGGTGGCGCGGCTCGTGCAGGGCTTCTCCACCGGCGGCGAGTACGCGGGCGCCTCCACGTTCATCGCCGAGTACGCCCCCGACAAGCGGCGCGGCTTCCTCGGCAGCTGGCTGGAGTTCGGCACGCTGGCCGGCTACATCGGCGGTGCGGGCCTGGTCACGATCATGACCGCCCTGCTCTCCACCGACGACCTGACCTCCTGGGGCTGGCGCATCCCGTTCCTGATCGCGGGCCCGATGGGCATCATCGGCCTCTACCTGCGGATGCGCCTGGAGGAGACCCCGGCGTTCGCGGCCGAGGCCGAGAAGGCCGAGAACAACCGCCCGAAGACGCCGCTGCGCGAGATGGTCACCGGCCAGTGGCGCGCGCTGCTGCTCTGCGTCGGTCTGGTGCTGGTCTTCAACGTCACCGACTACATGCTGCTGTCGTACATGCCGAGCTACCTGACCGGTCAGCTGCACTACGACGAGACGCACGGCCTGCTGGTCGTCCTCGGCGTGATGGCCGTGATGATGATCGTCCAGCCGTTCGCCGGCGCGCTGACCGACCGCGTCGGCCGCCGCCCGGTGATCGCCACCGGCTGCGCGGGTTTCCTGCTGCTGTCCGTCCCGGCCCTGCTGCTGATCCGCGAGGGCAGCCTGCTCGCGGTCGCGCTCGGCATGGGTGCCCTCGGCATGCTGCTGGTCTGCTTCACGGCGTCGATGCCCTCCGCGCTGCCGGCGCTGTTCCCGACGAAGGTCCGCTACGGCTCGCTGTCGATCGGCTTCAACGTCTCGGTGTCCCTGTTCGGCGGCACGACCCCGCTGGTGGTCACGGCCCTGATCGGCGCGACCGGGAACATGATGATGCCCGCGTACTACATGATGGCCGCGGCCGTGGTCGGCGGTTTCGCCGTGTGGCGCATGGCAGAGTCGGCGGGGCGTCCGCTGCCCGGCTCGGCGCCCTCGGTGGCCGGCCGACACGCCGAGTGA